A single Natranaerobius thermophilus JW/NM-WN-LF DNA region contains:
- a CDS encoding 4Fe-4S binding protein has product MAYKITEECIKCGACEPECPTEAISEGEEMYVIDADNCIDCGACADVCPVDAIIQE; this is encoded by the coding sequence ATGGCCTACAAGATTACTGAGGAATGCATTAAGTGTGGCGCTTGTGAACCTGAATGCCCAACAGAAGCTATTTCTGAAGGAGAAGAGATGTACGTAATTGATGCCGATAACTGTATCGATTGCGGGGCATGTGCTGATGTCTGCCCAGTGGACGCTATAATTCAAGAATAA
- a CDS encoding ATP-grasp domain-containing protein has translation MTKRKAIVLGVNYYIGLSAIRSLGKEGIPVIAMDYDPLSYGFGSKYVSEQVLIPDINKEGENKVVEFLKNFGKKFSEKPVLLPAADPYAIMISNSVDELEDYYLFPPLPKGLVSDLVNKHKLYKLAQKHGMPIPKTFFVQGIEDLENIKNEMVYPCIVKPELSHEFVKKFRKKVFEVSNYRQLYEAVSSATDADLDVMIQEIIPGPDDHVYTYDAYFNRNAEPVKVFTNRKQRQFPIHFGASVFTESVFEPRIIQLGEDFLKKIGYHGIVEIELKKDPRNGKFYMIEINPRVTNFNNVILTSGINLPAAQYYDMIGESLSQQINREEGLKFVYFYEDVKAAFNYMSSGELSFFRWIKSYIGPLSYAIFDLQDLKPLILFIKKLIKRFFKKITGARTKGV, from the coding sequence ATGACTAAGCGCAAGGCTATTGTTCTAGGAGTAAATTATTATATTGGACTTAGTGCTATTCGCTCTTTAGGAAAAGAAGGCATTCCCGTAATTGCCATGGATTATGATCCTCTATCCTATGGATTTGGTTCCAAATATGTGTCTGAACAGGTGTTGATTCCTGATATTAATAAAGAAGGTGAAAATAAGGTAGTCGAATTTTTAAAAAACTTTGGAAAAAAGTTTTCAGAAAAACCTGTATTATTGCCTGCCGCTGACCCCTATGCCATAATGATATCTAATTCTGTTGATGAACTGGAGGATTATTACTTATTCCCCCCATTACCTAAGGGGCTGGTGTCTGATTTAGTTAATAAACATAAACTCTACAAACTTGCTCAAAAACATGGAATGCCAATACCTAAAACTTTTTTTGTTCAAGGTATTGAAGATTTAGAAAATATTAAGAATGAAATGGTTTACCCTTGTATAGTTAAACCCGAATTGAGCCACGAATTTGTAAAGAAATTCCGAAAAAAGGTTTTTGAAGTCAGTAACTACCGCCAACTATATGAAGCGGTATCTTCGGCTACTGATGCCGATTTAGATGTAATGATTCAAGAAATTATTCCTGGTCCAGATGATCATGTTTATACTTATGATGCCTATTTTAATAGAAATGCTGAACCTGTTAAGGTATTTACCAATCGAAAACAAAGGCAGTTTCCTATACATTTTGGAGCATCAGTCTTTACTGAAAGCGTATTTGAACCTAGAATCATACAATTAGGCGAAGATTTTCTTAAAAAAATTGGGTATCATGGAATAGTTGAAATTGAATTAAAAAAAGATCCTCGTAATGGCAAGTTTTATATGATTGAAATCAATCCCCGAGTTACCAATTTTAACAATGTGATTTTAACAAGTGGGATTAATCTTCCTGCTGCCCAATATTACGACATGATTGGTGAATCACTTTCCCAACAGATAAACCGCGAAGAGGGTCTGAAATTCGTTTATTTTTATGAAGATGTCAAAGCAGCTTTTAATTACATGTCAAGTGGTGAATTAAGCTTTTTTAGATGGATCAAATCGTATATTGGGCCCTTAAGTTATGCCATATTTGATTTGCAGGATCTAAAACCTTTGATATTATTTATCAAGAAGTTAATTAAGAGGTTTTTTAAAAAAATTACTGGAGCTCGAACAAAGGGTGTTTGA
- a CDS encoding response regulator yields the protein MKGRILVVDDQAGIRMLIKEVLELESHQVETVSTGEDFFNLLKQDDYDFMIVDLLLPGYAGSELLTELNKYASLSKAMVISGIGCPETREKVKKQGVADYMEKPFDLQTLKEKVQRSLEQITA from the coding sequence ATGAAAGGCCGGATATTAGTGGTGGATGACCAGGCAGGAATCCGAATGCTTATTAAAGAAGTATTGGAGTTAGAGAGCCATCAGGTTGAGACTGTTTCTACAGGCGAGGATTTTTTTAACTTACTAAAACAGGATGATTACGATTTTATGATTGTTGACTTATTACTGCCTGGATATGCTGGATCGGAGTTACTTACTGAATTAAATAAGTATGCTTCGTTATCTAAAGCCATGGTGATCAGTGGTATAGGCTGCCCTGAAACAAGGGAGAAGGTGAAAAAACAGGGGGTTGCCGATTATATGGAAAAACCTTTCGACCTACAAACTTTAAAAGAAAAAGTCCAAAGAAGCCTTGAACAAATAACAGCCTAA
- the ablA gene encoding lysine 2,3-aminomutase, giving the protein MTEFNPLFSHVSTQDWQDWNWQLKNRITDLESLKEIINLTDKEEEGIQQALKTLRMAITPYYASLMDKDDPSCPIRRQAVPSSLELNFGDSDLEDPLSEDTDSPVEGITHRYPDRVLFLVTDQCSMYCRHCTRRRIAGTTDKAAPKEVVDNAIEYIKNTPRVRDVLISGGDGLIISDERLEYILDQLYKIEHVEIIRIGTRAPVVLPQRITDDLVSILKKYHPVWLNTHYNHPKELTSEAQKALAKLADAGIPLGNQSVLLKGINDCPGTMKNLVHELVKHRVRPYYIYQCDLSQGIEHFRTSVSAGLEIVEHLRGHTSGFAVPTYVVDAPGGGGKIPVMPQYLISQSPESVILRNYEGVIAKYSEPQDKSRGCGKQSCNDCQLSDNTATGVTALMEDKEISLEPRNLARRQRRKK; this is encoded by the coding sequence ATGACTGAATTTAATCCGTTATTTAGCCATGTAAGTACTCAGGATTGGCAAGATTGGAACTGGCAGTTAAAAAACAGGATCACTGATTTAGAATCACTAAAAGAGATTATTAACTTAACTGACAAAGAGGAAGAAGGAATCCAGCAAGCTTTAAAAACTTTAAGAATGGCCATCACCCCTTATTATGCATCTTTAATGGATAAGGATGATCCTAGCTGCCCCATTAGACGCCAGGCAGTTCCAAGCTCCCTGGAGTTGAATTTTGGTGATTCTGACCTGGAAGATCCTTTGAGTGAAGATACTGACTCTCCCGTAGAAGGTATTACTCACCGATATCCAGATCGGGTATTGTTTCTGGTAACCGATCAATGCTCCATGTACTGTCGTCACTGCACCAGAAGAAGAATAGCCGGTACCACAGATAAAGCTGCTCCTAAAGAAGTAGTTGATAATGCTATTGAATACATTAAAAACACCCCTCGTGTGAGGGATGTACTAATTTCCGGTGGAGATGGTTTAATAATTTCAGATGAAAGGCTAGAATATATCCTGGACCAATTATATAAAATTGAGCACGTAGAGATAATTAGGATTGGCACTCGCGCTCCTGTAGTACTTCCTCAGAGAATCACGGATGATCTGGTTTCAATATTGAAAAAATATCATCCTGTTTGGCTTAATACCCATTACAATCACCCTAAAGAATTAACCTCAGAAGCGCAAAAAGCCCTGGCAAAATTAGCGGATGCTGGTATACCTTTAGGTAATCAGTCTGTGTTGTTAAAAGGAATCAACGATTGTCCCGGAACTATGAAAAATTTAGTTCACGAGTTAGTTAAGCATAGAGTTCGACCTTATTACATTTATCAGTGTGATCTATCTCAAGGTATTGAACACTTTAGAACTTCCGTATCGGCAGGTCTTGAAATTGTGGAACATCTAAGAGGGCATACTAGTGGCTTTGCCGTGCCAACCTATGTGGTAGATGCCCCAGGAGGCGGTGGAAAGATCCCTGTAATGCCCCAATATTTAATTTCTCAATCTCCTGAAAGTGTTATTCTAAGAAATTATGAAGGTGTAATAGCCAAGTACTCAGAACCACAAGATAAGAGCAGAGGGTGTGGCAAACAAAGCTGCAACGATTGTCAGTTATCTGATAATACAGCCACAGGAGTGACAGCTCTAATGGAGGATAAAGAAATCAGCTTAGAACCTAGAAATTTAGCACGAAGACAACGTCGAAAAAAATAA
- the fsa gene encoding fructose-6-phosphate aldolase translates to MKIFLDTANLNDIKAGVSLGVVDGVTTNPSLVAKEGVSLENRINQIAEICNGPISAEVIADKRDEMVAEAEELTKISPNIVVKIPLTQDGLQATKVLSEKNINTNLTLVFSLNQAILAAKAGATYVSPFVGRVDDIGGNGMQLVEEIVTTFNQYAINTEVIAASIRHPRHVTEAARIGCDIVTIPKAVLEKMVNHPLTDKGIEKFMEDWHKNKQK, encoded by the coding sequence ATGAAAATATTTTTAGACACTGCCAACTTAAATGATATAAAAGCGGGAGTATCTTTAGGTGTCGTAGATGGAGTTACTACAAATCCAAGTCTTGTGGCTAAAGAAGGGGTATCTCTGGAGAACAGAATCAACCAAATTGCTGAAATATGTAATGGCCCTATTAGTGCAGAAGTTATCGCTGACAAACGAGATGAAATGGTGGCAGAAGCAGAGGAATTAACCAAAATTTCTCCTAATATAGTTGTGAAAATCCCTCTAACTCAAGATGGATTGCAAGCAACTAAAGTTTTATCTGAAAAGAATATTAATACTAATCTAACCCTGGTTTTTTCACTAAATCAAGCTATCTTAGCTGCAAAGGCTGGTGCGACCTATGTTAGTCCCTTTGTAGGCAGGGTTGACGACATAGGTGGAAATGGTATGCAGTTAGTAGAAGAGATAGTGACTACTTTTAATCAATATGCCATAAATACCGAGGTGATTGCAGCTAGTATTAGGCACCCAAGACATGTTACTGAAGCAGCTCGAATCGGCTGCGATATAGTAACGATACCAAAAGCTGTGTTAGAAAAGATGGTAAATCACCCTTTAACGGATAAAGGAATAGAAAAATTCATGGAAGACTGGCATAAGAATAAACAAAAATAG
- a CDS encoding PhzF family phenazine biosynthesis protein, which yields MKAKFFQVDSFTETSFGGNPAGVIISEQELPRETMQNLAKEVNASETAFVLPGLEFRFFTPTVEVSYCGHATVAAFHALVTSGYLTPDQDGTTYTQTTQEGSFPVTVYPRGNGSPLICTWKHDKDIEMGDKVSPYVLEDLFYIKNSVNATFTSVNEFCPMDLPLQVINVGISDLHVPVKDVKTLQDLVPRLDRLALLSRKMDIVGLHLFTFSSPRGGDLFVRNFAPLVGIDEEAATGSANSGLAYYLAQYGAVDYGKRLLIDQGDTLGRPSRMYITPEEQGSVLVEGTGVTIFSGQVDIL from the coding sequence TTGAAAGCAAAATTTTTTCAGGTTGATTCTTTTACAGAGACATCTTTTGGTGGCAACCCGGCAGGGGTAATTATCTCTGAACAAGAGTTACCTCGTGAGACGATGCAAAACTTGGCCAAGGAAGTCAATGCTTCTGAGACGGCTTTTGTTTTGCCGGGTTTGGAGTTTAGATTCTTCACTCCTACAGTAGAAGTTTCCTACTGTGGACATGCAACAGTAGCGGCTTTTCATGCTTTAGTGACTTCTGGATACCTAACACCAGATCAAGATGGTACTACCTATACTCAAACTACTCAAGAAGGATCTTTTCCGGTGACTGTTTATCCCAGAGGAAATGGTTCTCCCTTAATATGCACTTGGAAACATGATAAAGATATCGAGATGGGAGATAAGGTTTCTCCTTATGTATTAGAGGACCTGTTTTATATTAAAAATTCAGTGAATGCTACTTTTACTAGTGTTAATGAGTTTTGCCCTATGGATTTGCCTTTACAAGTGATTAATGTCGGGATTTCTGACCTTCATGTTCCCGTGAAAGACGTAAAAACCCTACAAGATTTAGTTCCTCGCTTAGACAGATTAGCACTATTATCAAGAAAAATGGATATTGTAGGACTACATTTATTTACTTTTTCTAGTCCTCGAGGCGGGGACTTATTTGTCCGAAACTTCGCTCCCTTAGTAGGAATAGATGAGGAGGCAGCAACTGGCTCTGCAAATAGTGGATTAGCTTACTATTTGGCCCAATACGGAGCCGTTGATTATGGGAAAAGATTACTAATTGATCAGGGTGACACTCTAGGTAGGCCTTCCAGAATGTATATAACTCCAGAAGAACAGGGAAGTGTACTGGTTGAAGGAACTGGTGTTACTATTTTCTCAGGGCAGGTGGATATTTTATAA
- a CDS encoding class II fructose-1,6-bisphosphate aldolase → MPLVKGKQLVDIAERNGFAVGAFNVNNLEIIKAIIESAQEERSPAILQASQGAIKYAGIDFIVAMVKAASEQVDVPLALHLDHGTSFEQNMQCIRKGFTSVMFDGSKYSLEENIHKTRQVVQVGQAAGVSVEGELGKIAGTEDDISVDEREAFMTDPKEAERFMRETEVDYLAVAIGTAHGPYKGEPKLDFDRLKKIRELTEAPIVMHGASGVPEESIKKGIELGVRKINIDTELRQAFTSGLKGVISEKPEEYDPRKLLGPAKDSMKEVIKEKMRLFGSSGKV, encoded by the coding sequence ATGCCATTAGTTAAAGGCAAACAACTGGTAGATATAGCGGAGCGGAATGGCTTTGCTGTTGGTGCATTTAATGTGAACAATCTTGAAATTATCAAAGCTATCATTGAATCTGCTCAAGAAGAACGTTCACCTGCAATTTTACAGGCTAGTCAGGGAGCTATTAAATATGCCGGAATTGATTTTATCGTTGCCATGGTAAAAGCTGCTAGTGAACAAGTTGATGTTCCCCTTGCGCTACATTTAGATCATGGAACTAGCTTTGAACAAAACATGCAGTGTATCAGGAAAGGATTCACTTCTGTTATGTTTGACGGCTCTAAATACTCTCTAGAGGAAAATATTCACAAAACTCGACAAGTGGTTCAAGTAGGGCAAGCTGCTGGTGTATCCGTTGAAGGTGAACTGGGTAAAATTGCAGGTACAGAGGATGATATTTCTGTTGATGAAAGAGAGGCTTTCATGACAGATCCTAAGGAAGCTGAACGATTTATGCGAGAGACAGAAGTTGATTATTTGGCTGTTGCCATTGGGACTGCCCATGGTCCATATAAAGGTGAGCCAAAATTGGACTTTGACAGACTTAAAAAAATCAGAGAATTGACTGAAGCTCCCATTGTGATGCACGGTGCTTCAGGAGTACCAGAAGAATCTATTAAAAAAGGGATTGAGCTAGGAGTTCGAAAGATCAATATTGATACTGAATTGCGACAGGCCTTTACTTCTGGATTAAAAGGGGTTATTTCAGAAAAACCGGAAGAATATGACCCAAGAAAACTATTAGGCCCTGCCAAGGACTCTATGAAAGAAGTTATTAAAGAAAAAATGCGATTATTTGGGTCTTCAGGAAAAGTATAA
- a CDS encoding sulfite exporter TauE/SafE family protein, with protein MVDNVMILETILIYVIGFITGIVTGLALGGGAVLIPFLVLLVQIEQHVAQGVTLIAFLPMSIIAIITHYKQGNVNKSLIIPLASGSIIGAIGGAILAMSFSPEVLTKIYGGFLIVMGCYEFYSSM; from the coding sequence TTGGTTGATAATGTCATGATATTAGAGACAATCTTAATTTATGTTATTGGTTTTATAACAGGTATAGTGACAGGGCTAGCCCTTGGCGGTGGAGCAGTTTTGATACCTTTTTTGGTACTTCTGGTACAAATAGAACAACATGTAGCCCAGGGAGTCACTTTAATCGCCTTTTTACCTATGTCTATTATTGCCATAATAACCCATTACAAACAAGGAAATGTCAACAAAAGTCTTATAATTCCACTGGCTAGTGGCAGTATTATAGGAGCGATAGGAGGAGCTATTTTAGCTATGTCTTTTTCTCCAGAAGTTTTGACTAAAATATACGGTGGTTTTCTAATTGTTATGGGATGTTACGAATTTTACAGTTCTATGTAG
- the glpX gene encoding class II fructose-bisphosphatase, translated as MERELALELVRVTEAAALASGRMMGRGDKEGADQAAVDAMRRAFDTVQIDGRVVIGEGEKDEAPMLYIGEEVGSRDGIPVDIAVDPVEGTNLVAKGLPNALSVVAVAPKDGLLYAPDIYMEKIAVGKEAKGCIDLDAPVEENLSAIAKAKGKDVSDLVAIVLDRPRHEDIIHEIKRAGARIKLISDGDVSAAIATAIPDTGVDVLFGVGGAPEGVIAATALKCLEGEMQARLKPKNGEQEDRLKDMGINDPSRLLQMEDLVSGDDAMFAVTGITDGDLLRGIRYEAGKKARSHSLVMRAKTGTVRFIDAIHRLDKKPSYYYEE; from the coding sequence ATGGAGAGAGAATTAGCTTTAGAACTAGTACGAGTAACCGAGGCTGCTGCTCTTGCTTCAGGAAGAATGATGGGTCGTGGAGATAAAGAAGGTGCGGATCAAGCCGCAGTTGATGCGATGAGAAGGGCTTTTGATACCGTTCAAATAGATGGACGTGTGGTGATTGGAGAGGGTGAAAAAGATGAGGCACCCATGCTATATATAGGAGAAGAAGTTGGAAGTAGAGATGGAATTCCCGTTGATATAGCCGTTGATCCGGTAGAAGGCACTAACTTAGTGGCCAAGGGTCTTCCCAATGCCCTTTCTGTAGTAGCTGTAGCACCAAAAGATGGATTATTGTATGCCCCTGATATTTATATGGAAAAAATAGCTGTAGGTAAGGAAGCTAAAGGGTGTATTGATCTGGACGCTCCAGTAGAGGAAAATTTATCAGCTATTGCCAAGGCTAAGGGAAAGGATGTTTCTGATTTAGTAGCCATCGTATTGGATAGACCAAGACATGAAGATATTATCCATGAAATTAAAAGGGCAGGAGCTAGAATCAAATTAATCAGCGATGGTGACGTTTCAGCAGCCATAGCTACTGCTATACCTGATACTGGAGTAGATGTTTTATTCGGTGTTGGGGGTGCTCCTGAAGGTGTAATTGCAGCTACTGCATTAAAATGTCTAGAAGGCGAAATGCAAGCACGCTTGAAGCCTAAAAATGGAGAACAAGAAGATAGGCTTAAAGATATGGGGATCAATGACCCCTCTAGATTACTGCAAATGGAGGACCTAGTCAGTGGAGATGATGCTATGTTTGCAGTTACTGGAATTACAGATGGAGACTTATTAAGAGGCATCAGATATGAAGCTGGAAAGAAAGCACGCTCTCATAGTTTGGTTATGAGAGCAAAAACTGGTACAGTTAGATTTATTGATGCCATTCACAGATTGGATAAAAAACCCTCTTACTATTATGAAGAGTAG
- a CDS encoding sulfite exporter TauE/SafE family protein, which translates to MSHIKLVVIGLITGSINGLLGVGGGTFLIPALTHVKKLKQHIAHGTTISVILPTALASAAIYGFHDRVDYLLALKVIASGALGSFLGAKLMNFLNPDFLKRIFATFIIITGIWLIMS; encoded by the coding sequence ATGAGCCACATCAAACTAGTAGTCATAGGATTGATCACTGGAAGTATCAATGGTTTACTAGGTGTAGGAGGAGGCACTTTTTTAATTCCAGCTTTGACTCATGTAAAAAAACTCAAACAGCATATCGCTCATGGTACTACCATATCTGTAATCTTACCCACCGCCCTGGCCAGTGCTGCCATTTATGGTTTTCATGATAGGGTAGATTATTTATTAGCTCTGAAAGTAATTGCTAGTGGAGCCCTGGGTAGCTTCTTAGGAGCTAAACTTATGAATTTCTTAAACCCAGATTTTTTAAAGAGAATTTTTGCAACTTTCATTATTATTACAGGAATTTGGTTGATAATGTCATGA
- a CDS encoding transglycosylase domain-containing protein, with protein MRRKRSPSKEQYLENKKRPGFINIFKKIFKLLFIVAIISVIGFIILLPVVVSALEDVSPPEFESATVMLDKNGEEFYHEYDDYRIYISIDEMPEEMVEGIMAVEDRRFKEHLGIDIRGITRAMWRNIRAREVVEGGSTITQQLAKNYFLDHSRTIDRKVREFFLTLHLERTLSKEEILEQYLNGIYFGHGAYGVEAASRMYFGKNTNELELQEIAMLIGIPRSPYYYSPFRNPENAQQRRDAVLHIMAQEGVVNQDTAQAAAVEALDVTGYNPPKENASYFADEVNRRLEEKLPEDYTEDFQRGGFRVYTTLDQEMQSEAERILDEDLGVVRYAERGDSEIRQPQGSMVALEPDTGRVRAFVGGRDYEETPFNRANPISPNRPVGSTIKPFVYAAALSENEITPATTFTCEETVYPEEPGWDNGPFVPTDYGGVYHNDDLTIRRAIRESCNVTAVKVHDDMGRYPSVEQAESMGVIDDIPTTLSFPLGQVEASPLKLTSGYTPFANEGILVEPKLIKKVEDSRGTVIYENEPERSVELSQQTAYQMTSIMEDVISPRGTASSIWDEIDFPAAGKTGTTEGRMDAVFVGYTPELVTTVFVSDDGNVEPVPGTGGSLAAPLWSEFMNSVSHKLDHEDFSRPDGLIEREICEDSGKLATDYCPEEVVTTEYFEPRTQPDNDCDVHLPEKEEGPGFPPPWWPFFQEDND; from the coding sequence TTGAGGCGCAAAAGATCGCCATCAAAAGAACAATACCTAGAGAACAAAAAAAGACCGGGCTTTATTAATATATTTAAAAAAATTTTCAAATTGCTGTTTATTGTAGCAATTATTTCTGTCATTGGATTTATTATCTTATTACCAGTTGTAGTATCTGCTTTAGAAGATGTCTCGCCTCCTGAATTTGAAAGTGCTACTGTTATGTTAGATAAAAATGGAGAGGAATTCTATCATGAGTACGATGATTATCGGATTTATATTTCAATAGATGAAATGCCAGAAGAAATGGTAGAAGGGATCATGGCCGTAGAAGACAGGAGGTTCAAGGAACACTTAGGAATAGATATAAGAGGTATAACTAGGGCTATGTGGCGTAATATTAGAGCCAGAGAAGTCGTCGAGGGTGGTAGTACTATTACCCAACAATTAGCTAAAAATTACTTTTTAGATCATTCCAGGACAATAGATAGAAAAGTTCGAGAATTTTTCTTGACTTTGCATCTAGAAAGGACATTGAGTAAAGAGGAAATTTTGGAACAGTATTTAAACGGTATCTATTTCGGCCATGGAGCTTATGGTGTAGAAGCTGCCAGTAGAATGTATTTTGGAAAAAATACCAATGAATTAGAGCTTCAAGAGATTGCTATGTTAATTGGAATACCGAGAAGTCCCTATTATTATTCACCATTTCGAAATCCAGAAAATGCTCAACAAAGACGTGATGCAGTCTTACATATAATGGCTCAAGAAGGAGTGGTTAATCAGGACACAGCTCAAGCAGCTGCTGTTGAAGCACTAGATGTTACTGGATATAATCCTCCCAAGGAAAATGCTTCTTATTTTGCAGATGAGGTTAACAGGCGACTAGAAGAGAAATTGCCAGAAGATTATACAGAAGATTTTCAAAGGGGAGGCTTTCGTGTATATACTACTTTAGATCAGGAAATGCAGTCAGAAGCTGAAAGAATTTTAGATGAAGACTTGGGAGTAGTCAGATATGCTGAAAGAGGGGATTCGGAAATTCGTCAACCACAAGGTTCTATGGTAGCATTGGAGCCTGATACCGGTAGGGTGAGAGCTTTCGTAGGTGGTCGGGACTATGAAGAAACCCCTTTCAATCGAGCTAATCCTATTAGTCCTAATAGACCAGTTGGTTCTACGATTAAACCATTTGTATATGCTGCAGCTTTATCGGAAAATGAAATCACACCTGCTACTACCTTTACTTGTGAGGAAACTGTATACCCAGAGGAACCGGGATGGGATAATGGCCCCTTCGTACCTACTGATTATGGCGGTGTTTACCATAATGATGACCTGACAATTCGCAGAGCAATTCGGGAATCGTGTAATGTAACTGCTGTTAAAGTTCATGATGATATGGGGCGGTATCCTAGTGTGGAGCAGGCTGAAAGTATGGGAGTAATTGACGATATTCCAACTACCCTTTCCTTTCCTCTAGGACAGGTCGAAGCTTCGCCTTTAAAACTTACATCAGGATATACACCTTTTGCCAATGAAGGAATTTTGGTAGAACCGAAACTGATAAAAAAGGTTGAAGATAGTAGGGGCACAGTTATCTATGAAAATGAGCCAGAGCGGTCAGTAGAGCTGAGTCAACAAACAGCTTATCAAATGACCAGTATAATGGAGGATGTGATTTCTCCTAGAGGCACGGCTTCAAGTATATGGGATGAAATTGATTTTCCAGCTGCCGGGAAAACAGGCACAACGGAAGGCCGAATGGATGCAGTTTTTGTAGGTTATACCCCCGAACTAGTAACTACTGTATTTGTAAGTGATGATGGCAATGTAGAACCCGTTCCCGGAACTGGAGGGAGTTTAGCTGCACCTCTTTGGAGTGAATTTATGAATTCTGTTTCTCATAAATTGGATCATGAAGACTTTTCTCGTCCTGATGGACTAATTGAACGTGAAATCTGTGAAGATTCGGGGAAACTAGCAACAGATTATTGTCCTGAAGAAGTAGTAACAACTGAATATTTTGAACCGAGAACCCAACCCGATAATGATTGTGATGTACATTTACCAGAAAAAGAGGAAGGCCCTGGCTTTCCTCCTCCTTGGTGGCCATTTTTTCAAGAAGATAACGATTAG